A DNA window from Hordeum vulgare subsp. vulgare chromosome 1H, MorexV3_pseudomolecules_assembly, whole genome shotgun sequence contains the following coding sequences:
- the LOC123407390 gene encoding peroxidase N-like: MKPSHCSRLLLVCSVLVLCLVSGGARCDKLSSNFYSWTCPGVYNIVQQHVFSAVREELRMGASLLRLHFHDCFVNGCDGSILLDGADGEKFALPNKNSVRGYEVIDAIKADLENMCPGVVSCADIVALAAGYGLLFSGGPWYNVLLGRRDGLKANQSGADNGLPSPFEPISSIVKKFADVGLDTKDVVVLSGAHTIGRARCVLFSNRLASTTSSADPTLDATMAANLQKLCTGGDGNQTTALDVSSADVFDKQYYQNLLSKKGLLSSDQGLFSANEDVVASTTKALVQKYSDDGEQFFSDFGASMVKMGSIPLPAGSAGEIRCNCRVPNPK; this comes from the exons ATGAAGCCCTCTCACTGCAGCAGGTTGCTCCTGGTGTGCTCAGTTCTTGTGCTGTGCCTTGTAAGCGGAGGCGCGAGGTGTGACAAGTTAAGCAGCAATTTCTACAGTTGGACATGCCCCGGAGTGTACAACATCGTCCAGCAGCACGTGTTTTCTGCCGTGAGGGAAGAGCTGAGGATGGGGGCCTCCTTGCTTAGGCTCCATTTTCATGACTGCTTTGTCAAT GGCTGTGATGGTTCAATCTTGCTGGATGGTGCTGACGGCGAAAAGTTTGCACTACCCAATAAGAACTCCGTCAGAGGGTACGAGGTCATCGACGCAATCAAGGCCGATCTCGAGAACATGTGCCCCGGGGTGGTGTCCTGTGCTGACATTGTAGCCCTTGCAGCTGGCTATGGACTACTCTTT AGTGGAGGGCCTTGGTATAATGTTCTACTGGGGAGAAGGGACGGTCTGAAGGCGAATCAGTCAGGAGCTGACAACGGGCTGCCCTCGCCGTTTGAACCGATCAGCTCCATCGTAAAGAAGTTTGCCGATGTCGGCCTCGACACGAAGGATGTCGTGGTTCTTTCAG GTGCCCACACGATCGGGCGAGCCCGGTGCGTGTTGTTCAGCAACCGGCTGGCGTCTACCACGAGCTCGGCCGACCCGACGCTGGACGCCACCATGGCCGCCAACCTGCAGAAGCTCTGTACCGGCGGTGACGGCAACCAGACCACCGCGCTGGATGTCAGCTCCGCGGACGTGTTCGACAAGCAGTACTACCAGAACCTGCTGAGCAAGAAGGGCCTCCTGTCCTCCGACCAGGGCCTCTTCTCCGCCAACGAGGACGTGGTCGCCAGCACCACCAAGGCGCTGGTGCAGAAGTACAGCGACGACGGCGAGCAGTTCTTCTCGGACTTCGGTGCCTCCATGGTGAAGATGGGGAGCATACCGTTGCCGGCGGGATCCGCCGGCGAGATCCGCTGCAACTGCAGGGTTCCCAACCCCAAATGA